One Monomorium pharaonis isolate MP-MQ-018 unplaced genomic scaffold, ASM1337386v2 scaffold_116, whole genome shotgun sequence genomic window carries:
- the LOC118644196 gene encoding uncharacterized protein LOC118644196: MVKIHMPDDNSLSIEHTLQPIVYTSWFLGVGVAHPRKYRKIITIIIRIVHFVICTLTLTLFSLNVFDHDKFHYDEFSYIVETIIYYVSAYYYIYHGIRHYDKWPELMDKIKDLDQKIKRETHINERHLKNLEVVAITATFVCCTLLPTVYNLYNFLYLNDIVVQELLAYYMLAQSLINSFVFDVVVYILYYRYQMINKLLGQLDELSDTPGRIALKIKRIRQLHCDICDLVVMVNSIHGLHLLFVSINCFSSVSTATFFIYSNYYKISYTVLKGIFFLTMYTTQFGLMCWICTLARQEFDKTGAIISTILLKCKSVNLDKLNGTRNQLNLKVRLPMKGSGTQQRSYSCSNLNYTVEENFLRKYLNREWSSQNLDCVRNEINDFNIQLQHRRVAFIACNFFEINNSLFNKFIGVITASVALMINVH; this comes from the exons ATGGTGAAGATCCATATGCCGGACGACAATTCACTGTCGATAGAACACACTTTACAACCTATAGTGTACACCTCTTGGTTTCTGGGCGTTGGCGTTGCACATCCACGAAAATATCGCAAGATTATAACGATAATCATACGTATCGTTCACTTCGTCATATGTACACTTACTCTGACACTTTTTTCCCTTAATGTTTTTGACCACGATAAATTTCATTATGATGAATTCAGTTATATCgtagaaacaataatatattacgtgTCGGCATATTACTACATTTATCACGGAATTAGGCACTATGACAAGTGGCCGGAGCTAATGGACAAAATAAAGGACCTCGATCAAAAGATCAAAAGGGAAACGCACATTAATGAACGGCATTTAAAGAACCTGGAAGTAGTAGCTATTACGGCGACTTTTGTGTGCTGCACTTTATTGCCGACTGTTTACAATctgtataactttttatatttaaatgacaTTGTAGTTCAAGAATTGTTGGCTTACTACATGTTAGCTCAGTCGTTGATCAACAGCTTTGTTTTTGACGTTGTCGTCTACATATTGTATTACAGATACCAAATGATAAATAAGTTGTTGGGTCAGTTGGATGAGCTGTCTGATACGCCAGGACGGATCGCGCTCAAGATTAAACGCATCAGACAGTTGCACTGCG ATATTTGTGATCTTGTCGTCATGGTAAACAGTATCCATGGCCTTCATCTTCTCTTTGTCTCGATAAACTGCTTCAGCAGCGTTTCGACAGCAACGTTTTTTATCTACAGCAATTATTACAAGATAAGTTATACTGTGTTAAAaggtattttctttttgactATGTATACCACACAATTTGGTCTGATGTGTTGGATTTGCACACTCGCTCGTCAGGAGTTTGACAAGACCGGGGCAATTATAAGTACGATTCTATTAAAATGCAAATCTGTGAATCTCGATAAACTAAATGGGACAAGGAATCAATTGAATCTGAAGGTGCGACTGCCAATGAAAGGCTCAGGCACCCAGCAAAGATCTTATTCGTGTAGCAATCTGAATTATACCGTCGAAGAAAATTTCTTGCGCAAGTATCTGAATCGAGAATGGTCGAGTCAAAACCTGGACTGTGTCAGAAACGAGatcaatgattttaatattcaactgCAACATCGTCGTGTAGCATTTATCGCTTGCAATTTCTTCGAAATTAATAACTCTCTATTCAATAAA tttattgGAGTGATTACTGCTTCTGTAGCTCTAATGATAAATGTGCACTAA
- the LOC118648001 gene encoding uncharacterized protein LOC118648001, whose product MVEIYMPDDNLLSIEHYLQPIVYISCLLGVGIAHPRKWPKIVTIIIRIVHLVLCTFSLINLFYNFVLDCIEDKFNVFCGAIALSINVIYHVSSYYYIYHGIRHHDKWLKLMDKIKEVDQKIKRETHINVKPLKILEIVAIIVTFTCCPLLLSVHALYKFIYSSVVVKDLLSYYILAQSTINCFVFDVVVYILYHRYQTINKLLGQMDLSGTSKRIAFKIKCIREMHYDICDLVVMISDIHGFYLFIVSINCLDTAGLAVFEIIQMIKYNTICNDEEIYVLKNIFFLIMYIMQFYLTYWICQLIYQEFDKTGTIICGILLKCKSVNLDTLNETRNQFNLEVRLPMKDLGTQQKCYSCNNLNYVAMENLLRQYPNREWSSQNLDCVRNEINDFSVQLQHRRIACKFFEVNNFINIIKLTYVKFMILACLAVLIRFYELAKIGSSY is encoded by the exons ATGGTGGAGATCTATATGCCAGACGACAATTTACTGTCGATAGAACACTATTTACAACCTATAGTGTACATTTCCTGTCTCCTGGGCGTCGGCATTGCACATCCGCGAAAATGGCCCAAGATTGTAACAATAATCATACGTATTGTTCACCTGGTTTTGTGTACATTTAGTCTGATAAATCTCttctataattttgtattggATTGTatagaagataaatttaatgtattctGCGGTGCAATTGCACTAAGTATTAACGTAATTTATCACGTGTCGTCATATTACTACATTTATCATGGAATCAGACATCATGACAAGTGGTTGAAGCTAATGGACAAAATAAAGGAAGTCGATCAGAAGATCAAAAGAGAAACACACATTAATGTCAAGCCATTAAAAATCCTGGAAATTGTAGCTATTATCGTGACTTTTACTTGCTGTCCTTTATTGCTGTCTGTTCACGCCCtgtataagtttatatattcgtCTGTTGTGGTGAAAGACTTGTTGAGTTACTACATATTGGCTCAGTCGACGATCAACTGCTTTGTTTTTGACGTTGTCGTCTATATATTGTATCACAGATATCAAACGATAAATAAGTTGTTGGGCCAGATGGATCTATCTGGTACGTCAAAACGAATCgcatttaagattaaatgCATCAGAGAAATGCATTACG ATATTTGTGATCTTGTCGTCATGATAAGTGATATTCATggcttttatcttttcattgTTTCGATAAACTGTCTCGACACGGCTGGGTTGGCAGTGTTCGAGATCATACAgatgattaaatataacacGATATGTAATGATGAGGAAAtatatgtgttaaaaaatattttctttttgatcATGTATATCATGCAATTTTACCTGACATATTGGATTTGCCAACTCATTTATCAGGAGTTTGACAAAACCGGGACAATTATATGTGGGattctattaaaatgtaaatctgTGAATCTCGATACACTAAATGAGACAAGGAATCAATTTAATCTAGAGGTACGATTGCCAATGAAAGATTTAGGCACCCAGCAAAAATGTTATTCGTGTAACAATCTGAATTACGTCGCCATGGAAAATTTGTTGCGTCAATATCCGAACCGAGAATGGTCGAGTCAAAACCTGGACTGTGTCAGAAACGAAATCAATgacttttctgttcaattGCAGCATCGTCGTATAGCTTGCAAGTTCTTCGAAGTTAATAACttcattaacattattaaattaacatacgttaaa tttatgatCCTGGCTTGTCTAGCAGTCCTTATTCGATTCTATGAATTAGCTAAAATTGGGAGCAGTTATTAG